One genomic segment of Mycolicibacterium psychrotolerans includes these proteins:
- a CDS encoding SgcJ/EcaC family oxidoreductase — protein sequence MPDTESGIVHAVLDEWKAGIDAHDPARVAAVFTEDAVFQGLHPYTVGRGGVFAYYDGQPPGLTVDYRIDEIRRPADQVVLGYGRADFARPDGTVTRLMLGVVLVRGDGGWRIQQYQVSARPAPTR from the coding sequence GTGCCGGACACTGAGAGCGGGATCGTGCACGCGGTGCTCGACGAGTGGAAGGCCGGGATCGACGCGCACGACCCGGCCCGAGTGGCGGCGGTGTTCACCGAGGACGCCGTCTTCCAGGGCCTGCACCCGTACACCGTGGGCCGCGGCGGCGTGTTCGCCTACTACGACGGCCAGCCGCCTGGACTGACAGTCGACTACCGCATCGATGAGATCCGGCGGCCCGCCGACCAGGTGGTGCTCGGCTACGGCCGGGCCGACTTCGCCCGCCCCGACGGCACGGTGACTCGGCTGATGCTCGGCGTGGTGCTCGTCCGCGGTGACGGCGGCTGGCGCATCCAGCAGTACCAGGTCAGCGCGCGGCCCGCACCGACGCGCTAA
- a CDS encoding SDR family NAD(P)-dependent oxidoreductase, whose translation MNTTPPAVVITGASQGIGAALVAGYRTLGYAVVANSRTIAPSDDPLVLTVAGDIARPGVGADVIGAALEHFGRVDTVVNNAGIFISKPFTEYTDADYDAITGVNLRGFFELTRAAVAAMTERGGHIVTISTSLVDQANKQVPSVLASLTKGGLNAATKSLAIEYAERGIRVNAVALGTIDTPMHDPATHPFLAALHPVARLGTLDDVVGAVLYLENAGFVTGEILHVDGGQSAGH comes from the coding sequence ATGAACACCACCCCTCCCGCCGTCGTCATCACCGGCGCATCCCAGGGCATCGGCGCGGCACTCGTCGCCGGATATCGCACGCTGGGCTACGCCGTCGTCGCCAACTCCCGCACCATCGCCCCCAGTGACGATCCGTTGGTCCTGACCGTGGCCGGCGACATCGCGCGGCCCGGCGTCGGAGCCGACGTGATCGGAGCCGCCCTGGAGCACTTCGGCAGGGTCGACACGGTCGTCAACAACGCGGGCATCTTCATCTCCAAGCCGTTCACCGAGTACACCGACGCCGACTACGACGCGATCACCGGGGTGAATCTGCGCGGGTTCTTCGAGCTCACCCGCGCCGCCGTCGCCGCCATGACCGAGCGTGGCGGGCACATCGTGACGATCTCGACCAGCCTCGTCGACCAGGCGAACAAGCAGGTGCCCTCCGTACTCGCGTCGTTGACCAAGGGCGGACTCAACGCGGCGACCAAGTCGCTGGCGATCGAGTACGCCGAGCGGGGCATCCGGGTCAACGCCGTCGCACTCGGCACCATCGACACCCCGATGCACGATCCCGCCACCCATCCGTTCCTCGCCGCGCTGCACCCGGTGGCCCGGCTCGGCACCCTCGACGATGTCGTCGGCGCCGTGTTGTATCTGGAGAACGCAGGATTCGTCACCGGCGAGATCCTGCACGTCGACGGAGGTCAGAGTGCCGGACACTGA
- a CDS encoding LysR family transcriptional regulator gives MELRQLRYFVAVAEELNFGRAAQRLRIAGPSLSQQIKALERDLKVQLFDRDRRSVALTPAGAALVADARALIDQADALRRRATGLAVSDPVRIGCVNWCPTDWVERAAGVAQLRVDTWVMPSHTQAARVADGALDLAICWIQNDDLAALSLQARLIGVERLHALSTGADTSPVAAKSLVVLTDDDTASWSSWNRYAEQFAADTGARVMRTDDGGVTGPTFFEHVRRLRRPVLVNPRGHQDPEPRDLVRRPVVDPTPLWTWSLVWRTGEDRPAVWAVIDEFTRDTSTLRMDEPDTWLPAEDPHRGGGERRQ, from the coding sequence GTGGAGCTGCGTCAGTTGCGGTACTTCGTCGCCGTTGCCGAGGAGCTGAACTTCGGACGTGCGGCGCAGCGGTTGCGCATCGCGGGTCCGTCGCTGTCCCAGCAGATCAAGGCGCTGGAACGTGACCTGAAAGTGCAGCTGTTCGACCGGGACCGCCGCTCGGTGGCCCTGACGCCCGCCGGTGCGGCACTGGTGGCCGACGCTCGTGCGCTCATCGACCAGGCGGACGCGTTGCGCAGGCGCGCAACAGGTTTGGCAGTGTCGGATCCGGTGCGGATCGGGTGCGTGAACTGGTGCCCGACCGACTGGGTCGAACGTGCCGCCGGGGTGGCGCAATTGCGGGTGGACACCTGGGTGATGCCGTCGCACACGCAGGCCGCGCGGGTGGCCGACGGGGCGTTGGATCTGGCGATCTGCTGGATACAGAACGACGACCTCGCCGCGTTGTCGCTGCAGGCGCGGCTGATCGGCGTCGAGCGTCTCCATGCGCTGAGCACCGGAGCCGACACGTCGCCGGTGGCCGCGAAAAGCCTTGTGGTGCTGACCGACGACGACACGGCCAGCTGGTCGTCGTGGAACCGCTACGCCGAGCAGTTCGCCGCCGACACCGGCGCCCGCGTAATGCGCACGGACGACGGCGGGGTCACCGGTCCCACGTTCTTCGAGCACGTGCGTCGGCTGCGCCGGCCGGTGCTGGTCAATCCGAGGGGACACCAGGACCCGGAACCGCGGGACCTGGTGCGCCGCCCGGTGGTGGACCCGACACCGCTGTGGACGTGGTCACTCGTGTGGCGGACCGGCGAAGACCGACCTGCCGTGTGGGCGGTCATCGACGAATTCACCCGCGACACCTCGACGTTGAGAATGGACGAGCCCGACACGTGGCTGCCTGCCGAGGATCCCCACCGCGGCGGTGGCGAGCGCCGCCAGTGA
- a CDS encoding MBL fold metallo-hydrolase has translation MQLTHFGHSCLLASFSDSSAPGRATTVLFDPGNFSHGFEGITGLSAILITHQHPDHADTERLPALLEANPQAALYADPQTAAQLGEPWQAVHVGDELSIGHLTVRGVGGQHAVIHPEIPVIDNISYLVGDGEHAAKLMHPGDALFAPGEPVHVLATPAAAPWMKISEAVDYLRAVNPTHAVPIHQAIIDPVARPIFYGRLSEMTDTDFRVLDPESGTDFS, from the coding sequence ATGCAGCTCACACATTTCGGCCATTCATGCCTGTTGGCGAGCTTTTCCGACTCCTCGGCGCCCGGCCGCGCCACCACCGTGCTGTTCGATCCGGGCAATTTCTCGCACGGTTTCGAGGGCATCACCGGCCTGTCGGCAATCCTGATCACCCACCAGCATCCCGATCACGCCGATACCGAACGCCTGCCCGCCCTGCTGGAAGCCAACCCGCAGGCGGCCCTCTACGCCGATCCGCAGACCGCGGCGCAGCTCGGCGAACCGTGGCAGGCCGTGCATGTCGGTGACGAACTGTCGATCGGCCACCTCACGGTGCGCGGGGTAGGTGGGCAGCACGCGGTGATCCATCCGGAAATCCCTGTCATCGACAACATCTCGTATCTCGTCGGCGACGGCGAGCACGCCGCGAAACTGATGCACCCGGGTGACGCACTGTTCGCGCCAGGGGAACCGGTGCACGTGCTGGCCACCCCGGCGGCCGCGCCGTGGATGAAGATCTCCGAGGCGGTGGATTACCTGCGCGCGGTGAATCCGACCCACGCGGTGCCGATCCACCAGGCGATCATCGATCCCGTGGCCCGGCCGATCTTCTACGGCCGCCTCTCGGAGATGACCGACACCGACTTCCGCGTGCTCGACCCGGAGAGCGGGACCGACTTCTCGTAG
- a CDS encoding ATPase, with the protein MRWVATLALALSGVFVAPGGAQAVPGFCPPICDAIPDSAWIEPSSIPLAPVYRWPALAGVAVTAPAPRFEFESWCVTPDSATDPRRYAVAARAAVPNPDGQWNLQVQVIHWRGDTVTGGRAALETLEKARIALATCHLTGPGASPSITTSDVDRIATVISDSGSRVMHAYLLADPASSTVVEVVLWTRLPSQVEWRAGPDAQVLDAMAAPLCTAYLGSCR; encoded by the coding sequence GTGCGATGGGTGGCGACGCTGGCTTTGGCGTTATCGGGGGTGTTCGTGGCACCCGGCGGCGCGCAGGCCGTACCCGGGTTCTGCCCGCCGATCTGCGATGCGATCCCTGACTCCGCCTGGATCGAGCCCTCATCGATCCCGCTCGCGCCGGTCTACCGGTGGCCGGCCCTGGCCGGGGTCGCCGTCACCGCACCGGCGCCGAGGTTCGAGTTCGAGTCGTGGTGCGTCACCCCCGACTCGGCCACCGACCCCCGCCGCTACGCCGTCGCCGCGCGCGCCGCTGTGCCCAACCCGGACGGCCAGTGGAACCTGCAGGTACAGGTCATTCACTGGCGCGGCGACACCGTCACCGGCGGCAGAGCAGCTCTCGAGACGCTGGAGAAGGCCCGGATCGCGCTGGCGACCTGCCACCTGACCGGCCCGGGGGCGTCGCCGTCGATCACCACCAGCGACGTCGACCGCATCGCGACGGTGATCAGCGACTCCGGTAGCCGCGTGATGCACGCGTATCTGCTGGCCGACCCGGCCAGCAGCACCGTCGTCGAGGTCGTTCTGTGGACGAGGCTGCCGTCGCAGGTGGAGTGGCGTGCGGGGCCCGACGCGCAGGTTCTCGACGCGATGGCCGCCCCGCTGTGCACCGCCTACCTGGGCTCGTGCCGGTGA
- the purS gene encoding phosphoribosylformylglycinamidine synthase subunit PurS, which translates to MAKVVVHVMPKAEILDPQGQAIVGALGRLGFDGISDVRQGKRFELEVDDAVADEKLAEIAESLLANTVIEDWTVTRESDT; encoded by the coding sequence GTGGCAAAAGTGGTGGTGCACGTCATGCCGAAGGCGGAGATCCTCGACCCCCAGGGGCAGGCGATCGTCGGCGCGCTGGGTCGACTGGGCTTCGACGGGATCTCAGATGTGCGGCAGGGCAAGCGATTCGAACTCGAGGTCGACGACGCTGTCGCCGACGAGAAACTCGCCGAGATCGCCGAGTCGCTGTTGGCCAACACCGTGATCGAAGACTGGACCGTGACCCGGGAGAGCGACACATGA
- the purQ gene encoding phosphoribosylformylglycinamidine synthase subunit PurQ, whose translation MTRVGVITFPGTLDDIDAARAVRLAGGEPVSLWHADADLKGVDAVIVPGGFSYGDYLRCGAIARFAPVMGEVVEAARRGMPVLGICNGFQVLCEAGLLPGALTRNAGLHFVCRDVWLEVASNTSAWTTRYEQGADLLVPLKSGEGRYVAGDEVLDELEGEGRVVFRYRDNINGSMRDIAGVSSANGRVVGLMPHPEHATEALTGPSDDGLGIFYSALDAILVS comes from the coding sequence ATGACCAGGGTGGGCGTCATCACATTTCCGGGCACCCTCGACGACATCGATGCCGCGCGGGCGGTCCGGCTGGCCGGCGGGGAACCCGTCAGCCTGTGGCATGCCGACGCCGACCTCAAGGGTGTCGATGCGGTGATCGTTCCCGGCGGATTCTCCTACGGCGACTATCTGCGCTGCGGCGCGATCGCACGCTTCGCGCCGGTCATGGGTGAAGTCGTCGAGGCGGCCAGGCGCGGCATGCCGGTGCTCGGCATCTGCAACGGCTTCCAGGTTCTCTGCGAGGCGGGACTGCTGCCCGGCGCGCTGACCCGCAATGCCGGCCTGCACTTCGTGTGCCGTGATGTGTGGCTCGAGGTCGCGTCGAACACGTCGGCGTGGACGACGCGCTACGAGCAGGGCGCCGATCTGCTGGTGCCGCTGAAATCGGGCGAGGGTCGCTACGTCGCCGGCGACGAGGTGCTCGACGAGCTGGAAGGCGAGGGCCGCGTCGTGTTCCGGTACCGGGACAACATCAACGGGTCGATGCGCGACATCGCGGGCGTCAGCTCCGCCAACGGCCGGGTCGTCGGCCTGATGCCGCATCCCGAGCACGCCACCGAGGCGCTGACCGGACCGTCGGACGACGGGCTGGGGATCTTCTACTCGGCGCTGGACGCGATTTTGGTGTCCTGA
- a CDS encoding type VII secretion target, producing MLVDPDVLRAFAGQVDEASGAIHAVNVGLEASAAADGLAGSTTQWAMRLVGEHMTTLSDAIATNVTKMGAAVRGAGDAFEVEDTALAGSFDELF from the coding sequence GTGCTGGTCGATCCTGATGTGTTGCGGGCCTTCGCGGGACAGGTGGATGAAGCCTCGGGGGCCATCCACGCGGTGAACGTGGGGCTTGAGGCGTCCGCGGCTGCCGACGGGCTCGCCGGGTCCACGACGCAATGGGCGATGCGTCTGGTCGGTGAGCACATGACGACGCTGTCGGACGCGATCGCCACCAACGTCACCAAAATGGGTGCCGCGGTCCGCGGCGCGGGGGACGCCTTCGAGGTCGAGGACACCGCGTTGGCCGGCTCGTTCGACGAACTCTTCTGA